In Nitrospiria bacterium, a genomic segment contains:
- the rapZ gene encoding RNase adapter RapZ, with protein MRDLLIIIISGLSGSGKSYTIKCFEDLGFYCVDNLPSRLVPTFVELCTHSGEEISRVALGIDIREREFLGDFLAIFEKLKSQGLKIEMLFLEARDEILLRRFSETRRPHPLAKGKPVIEGIQIERNSLNELRMRADQIIDTSDYSVHQLKAFISQHFIDIAELKPIHITLVSFGYKYGVPYDSELLFDLRFLPNPNFVPEIKAFTGNDQRVWEYMMKYPETIQFYQKLVDFLDYLIPCYEKEKRSYLNVGMGCTGGRHRSVAFVNQVGKYLRKKGLDISVRHRDIQQ; from the coding sequence GTGCGTGATTTATTAATCATTATCATCAGTGGGTTATCCGGTTCTGGTAAGAGTTACACCATAAAATGTTTTGAAGATCTGGGTTTTTATTGTGTGGATAACCTTCCTTCCCGGTTGGTTCCAACTTTTGTTGAATTATGTACTCATTCTGGAGAAGAAATTTCAAGAGTCGCTCTTGGAATTGATATTCGGGAACGGGAGTTTTTAGGGGATTTTCTTGCCATTTTTGAAAAATTAAAAAGCCAAGGGCTGAAAATTGAAATGTTATTTTTAGAAGCAAGAGATGAAATTCTCCTCCGAAGGTTTTCCGAAACCCGAAGGCCCCATCCATTGGCAAAAGGGAAACCCGTTATCGAGGGAATTCAAATTGAAAGGAATAGCCTAAACGAGTTACGGATGCGAGCAGACCAAATTATCGATACATCGGACTACTCTGTTCACCAACTAAAGGCATTTATTTCCCAACATTTTATTGATATTGCTGAATTAAAACCTATACATATTACTTTAGTTTCCTTTGGGTATAAATACGGAGTTCCTTACGATTCAGAATTGTTATTTGATCTTCGGTTTTTGCCCAACCCCAATTTTGTGCCCGAAATCAAAGCTTTTACTGGAAATGATCAGCGAGTTTGGGAATACATGATGAAATACCCTGAAACGATTCAATTTTACCAAAAACTAGTGGACTTTCTTGATTACCTTATTCCCTGCTATGAAAAAGAAAAACGATCTTATTTGAATGTTGGAATGGGGTGTACGGGGGGTCGCCATCGTTCGGTTGCTTTTGTCAATCAAGTCGGTAAATACCTGCGAAAAAAAGGGTTGGACATTTCGGTTCGTCATCGGGATATACAACAATAA
- the rpoN gene encoding RNA polymerase factor sigma-54, whose amino-acid sequence MKARLDLRLHQKLIMTPQLQQAIKLLQLSRLELNQILSAEMMENPLLEDSLAESLDEDSSPSISTEKVDEGEVAQNSDREEEGLKPEDLSLGWDEYFDQERDDGRDMGYSLASQNELPSYEQTLSKGTSLVEHLFWQLRLSNLTQKEQGIATSIIGDIDEDGYFRSSIEEVSRGAGVSPSEVLRILKVVQDFDPSGVGARDLKECLLIQVNQLGLEGSLVGAIVSHLEDLEKRRFPAIAKSLGVTIEEVVAAAGVLEHLEPKPGRPFSSADNIYIVPDVFLVKSDGRYLILLNDDGMPRLHINPLYRKMLRSKNGVSEATKSYLENKFRSALWLIKSIEQRNRTICRVAESIVKFQTDFFEKGLPYLKPLVLKQVAEDISMHESTISRVTTNKYMYSPQGIFELKFFFNNSVARTDGKGDELSAVSVREIIRKMVSEEDQKRPLKDQEIVEMLKSQNVEIARRTVAKYRTELNIQPASRRKKFC is encoded by the coding sequence ATGAAAGCAAGGCTTGATTTAAGACTTCATCAAAAATTGATTATGACCCCCCAACTTCAGCAAGCCATTAAGTTATTGCAGTTGTCACGGTTGGAGTTAAATCAGATTCTTTCTGCGGAAATGATGGAGAATCCCTTGTTGGAAGATTCATTGGCAGAGTCCCTGGATGAGGATTCTTCCCCATCTATTTCTACAGAAAAAGTAGATGAGGGGGAGGTTGCTCAAAATTCCGACCGTGAAGAAGAAGGTTTGAAACCGGAAGATTTATCTTTGGGATGGGATGAGTATTTTGACCAGGAAAGGGATGATGGGAGGGATATGGGGTATTCCCTGGCTTCGCAGAATGAACTTCCTTCTTATGAGCAGACCCTTTCAAAAGGTACTTCCCTCGTTGAGCATCTTTTCTGGCAATTAAGACTATCAAATCTTACACAGAAGGAGCAGGGGATTGCCACATCCATTATCGGGGATATAGATGAGGACGGCTATTTTCGATCTTCCATTGAGGAGGTTTCTCGGGGGGCTGGGGTTTCACCTTCAGAGGTTTTAAGAATTTTAAAAGTTGTCCAGGATTTTGATCCCAGTGGTGTGGGGGCAAGGGACTTAAAGGAGTGTTTGCTGATTCAAGTCAACCAATTGGGTTTGGAAGGATCCCTGGTGGGGGCCATTGTTTCTCATTTAGAGGATCTTGAGAAAAGGCGGTTTCCCGCCATTGCCAAATCCCTTGGGGTAACCATTGAGGAGGTTGTGGCCGCAGCAGGTGTTTTAGAACACCTGGAACCCAAACCGGGAAGACCCTTTTCTTCCGCCGATAATATTTATATTGTACCTGATGTTTTTTTAGTCAAATCAGATGGGCGTTATTTGATACTTTTAAATGATGATGGTATGCCCCGGCTTCATATAAACCCTTTATATCGGAAAATGTTGCGTTCTAAAAACGGGGTATCGGAGGCGACGAAATCTTATTTAGAGAACAAATTTCGCTCTGCGCTTTGGCTAATCAAAAGTATTGAGCAAAGAAACCGTACCATTTGCCGTGTGGCGGAAAGTATTGTTAAATTTCAAACCGATTTTTTTGAGAAGGGGTTACCGTATTTAAAACCTTTGGTTTTGAAGCAGGTTGCTGAAGACATTAGTATGCATGAATCCACCATCAGCCGGGTTACCACCAATAAATATATGTATTCCCCCCAAGGGATTTTTGAGTTAAAGTTTTTCTTCAACAATTCCGTTGCCCGAACCGATGGAAAGGGAGACGAACTTTCGGCGGTTTCCGTGAGAGAGATTATACGGAAAATGGTGTCGGAAGAAGATCAGAAACGTCCCTTAAAGGATCAAGAAATTGTTGAAATGTTAAAAAGCCAAAATGTTGAAATTGCCAGACGTACTGTTGCTAAATATAGAACTGAACTTAATATCCAACCCGCCAGTCGACGAAAGAAATTTTGCTAG
- a CDS encoding flavin prenyltransferase UbiX, giving the protein MGTFAFGISGASGAIYGFTLLEYLVKKKHKIFLTISREGQAILKEEVNVSWIGNEKEVNQSLKNHFGEKEIEFFSPENLHAPISSGSVFTDGMVIVPCSFKTVSAIRHGTSSNLIERAADVTLKEGRPLFIVPRETPLSSIHLENLYSLAKMGVRIIPAMPGFYNQPKTIDDLVRFVVGRILDSMKITHSLYQRWDSVEQT; this is encoded by the coding sequence ATGGGAACTTTTGCATTTGGGATTTCAGGGGCAAGTGGGGCCATATATGGGTTTACCTTATTGGAATATTTGGTTAAGAAAAAACATAAAATCTTTCTAACCATTTCCCGTGAAGGTCAAGCCATTTTAAAAGAGGAGGTCAATGTTTCATGGATTGGAAATGAAAAAGAGGTGAACCAATCTCTAAAAAACCATTTTGGAGAAAAGGAGATTGAATTTTTTAGTCCAGAAAATCTGCATGCTCCGATATCCAGTGGCTCTGTTTTTACAGATGGAATGGTTATTGTCCCCTGTTCTTTTAAAACGGTATCCGCTATTAGACATGGAACATCCTCCAATTTAATTGAACGTGCAGCGGATGTGACATTAAAAGAGGGAAGGCCCCTTTTTATTGTTCCCAGAGAGACTCCTCTAAGTTCGATTCATCTTGAAAATTTGTATAGTTTAGCAAAAATGGGAGTAAGAATTATTCCCGCCATGCCCGGCTTTTATAATCAACCAAAAACCATTGACGATTTGGTAAGGTTTGTGGTTGGACGAATTCTAGATAGTATGAAAATAACACACTCTCTCTATCAGAGATGGGATTCAGTAGAACAGACATAA